Proteins found in one Ornithorhynchus anatinus isolate Pmale09 chromosome 8, mOrnAna1.pri.v4, whole genome shotgun sequence genomic segment:
- the LOC103166618 gene encoding uncharacterized protein LOC103166618 — MQAGGRLDRLFRSRMWLGLLLALLGEGTLAGKMIFLHRERDVSLKCSQSTDGQSTDWFTIESNSISYSNCDLRVRDPKRPDPIDGQCGTITRLHVPSDRGGMFACKLHDSASPVQKPFFSNRSTCDMFDFFLVAILNRSAEAMIFRNQVLQSETISVKEDSTVSFRCEFEMIIKDNIPFTVYWVKDSLPSTCLNYLTMDQYVFHFNQHCCFGEETEGRFEYRNDSSPKDSAQKHRLILANVSASDSGMYVCVVSASYSGKVVWKVAGNTTLMVTRVWASQERQTGSYVWWLVPVAMAGAAGILATIGLVWCLRAKDRKLEEPLSTPQPRDIPDPASVEEIAPYGTSHMPFLSPKDEPLYSYVAKPRTPAVYYFIGNSQDTALRPAGDRAQPGNRTVSGWGQRPDSAPGARAVEKDQWD, encoded by the exons ATgcaagcaggagggaggctggATCGGCTCTTTCGCTCCAGAATGTGGCTGGGATTGTTGCTGGCTCTTCTGGGAGAAGGGACAT TGGCAGGCAAGATGATCTTTCTTCACCGGGAAAGAGACGTGTCTCTGAAATGTTCTCAGTCTACTGATGGCCAATCCACTGACTGGTTCACCATCGAATCCAACAGTATCAGTTATTCCAACTGCGATCTCAGAGTGAGAGACCCAAAGCGCCCAGACCCCATCGACGGTCAGTGCGGGACCATTACCCGCCTCCATGTGCCTTCTGACAGAGGAGGGATGTTCGCTTGCAAACTGCATGATTCCGCCTCCCCGGTGCAAAAGCCATTTTTCTCCAATCGATCCACCTGCGACATGTTTGATTTCTTCCTGGTGGCGATCCTCAACAGAAGTGCAG AGGCCATGATCTTCAGGAACCAAGTGCTCCAGTCAGAGACAATCTCAGTTAAAGAAGACAGCACCGTGTCCTTCCGGTGTGAATTTGAAATGATCATCAAGGACAACATCCCTTTTACTGTTTACTGGGTAAAAGATTCACTGCCCAGCACGTGTCTGAATTATTTAACGATGGATCAGTACGTCTTTCATTTCAACCAGCACTGCTGCTTTGGAGAGGAGACGGAAGGCAGATTCGAATACAGGAACGACTCAAGTCCGAAAGACAGTGCTCAGAAACACCGCCTCATCCTCGCTAACGTCAGCGCCTCTGACAGTGGGATGTACGTGTGCGTCGTCAGCGCCTCGTACTCGGGTAAAGTCGTCTGGAAAGTGGCTGGTAACACAACGCTGATGGTGACTAGAGTGTGGGCCAgccaagagagacagacag gCTCCTACGTGTGGTGGTTGGTACCGGTTGCCATGGCCGGCGCAGCGGGGATCCTGGCCACCATCGGGCTGGTCTGGTGTTTGCGAGCAAAAGACCGCAAGCTCGAAG AACCGCTGTCCACCCCGCAGCCAAG GGACATCCCCGACCCTGCCTCGGTGGAGGAGA TCGCACCCTATGGGACCAGTCACATGCCTTTCCTGTCGCCCAAGGATGAGCCCCTGTATTCGTACGTGGCCAAACCAAGAACACCTGCAGTTTATTACTTCATCGGCAACAGCCAGGACACGGCCCTGAGGCCCGCAGGAGATCGGGCCCAGCCGGGCAACCGAACCGTCAGCGGTTGGGGGCAGAGACCAGATTCTGCCCCGGGTGCCAGAGCGGTGGAGAAAGACCAGTGGGATTGA